The DNA region ACAATAATATTAGCTTCATAAATAACAATCATCCTTTTGCCTTTGGCTGTTAGTTTGTTACTTTGAATCAATATGTGATTTTATTTAGAGTTCAGAAACTTTTGAGGAAATAGTCATTTTTCTATTCCATGAAAAATTGAAAACATGTGTCTTATTTCTCTTTGCACAACTGAGTTCCATGCTTTGAAAATGTTATTAGTCTTAGATCAGCCGCACCTGATATCTGTTTGACCAAACTGTGATGTAATTATTTTTTTCCCTGAAATAAAATCTGTGATGTAATTCTTCGTCAGTTGATTTGATTTAATTTCATAGCTGCAAGCATGAAACTACATAGCCTGACTAAAACAATTTACTTTCTTCAAAGTCATTAAGTTTACTGTTTACACTTAGCTATTCTTTTTCAATTTTGTTCTACTTGTCTTATAACTTACACTACTGTGATTCTGACTTCTAGTATCTTTCCTGTTCAGTGTGTGATGAGATGTTCTTTACAGAACTCAACAAGGAGGCATCGGAAATAGCAGGCTGTTTCAGATCTAGAGTACAACGTCTCCTCCACCTTCATGTTCCTTCAGGATTACAACGCTATATATGGCGTTTTAGACAGTGTTTCATAGATGATCAACAAATAATGGTTCAAGAAGGCAGAATGCTTCTCAACTATGTGACCATGAATGCTATTGCTATTCGCAAAATTCTCAAGAAATATGACAAGGTTAGTATGGATCTCCCAATTATCAGCAGACATGTTTGAGGTCTCTATGTGTATTTATACGGTCAATCCTGCAGATACATGGTTCTGTAAGTGGCAGAGATTTCAGGAGCAAGATGCAAACTGAGCATACCGAACTGCTGCAATCACCTTGGCTGATAGAGCTTGGTGCTTTCCATCTCAACTGTGACGACTCAGATACTGATGAACTTGGAGCTGGAGGGTTCTTCAAGAATGGATTCTTCAAGAATTTTTCCTGCGACCTGACCGGAGCACAGCCATTGCTAACAATGACCATAtctgaaactctgaagtacgagTACAGCCTAACTTGTTCAATCTGCTTGGTGAGATATTctttctctgttttctctgtcTCAAAAATATCTTAGAACTAAAAGAGTGGCTTTTTTGCGAATTAAAAGAGTGGCTTTTGTTGGACCCATGCATAGAAATAGCTGGATCTAGCTGTTTCATTTTTGCATTAGCACAATTATTTGTGGTTTTGCTTACAGAGTAGATATTCACTCCATGTATTAGGTTTTGCTTACACAAAGATTGTATTAGCTAAAAAAACAAAGAAAGTGTCTTCAATGTTTCGTTGATTTGTTGTTGTAGTAAAGACAAAGTAGGTTTGCAGATGAACTTGCACCCATTTGAAAGGAGACGGTCTTGAAGACACTAGTAGGAAAGTATTCAGAGGAAACTTCAGATGTTATCTCTGCATGGTTTGCTCAAATAAACCATCCATGTTGCTGATGTTTCTCACTtacaatgtgtacaggacactTTGTTCAACCCTTATGCACTTAGCTGTGGGCATCTATTCTGCAAAGCCTGTGCATGTGGTGCTGCTTCTGTCTACATTTTCCAGGGTGTCAAGTCTGCACCTCTGGATGCCAAGTGCCCTGTATGCCGAGCGGTATGTGAGCAATCCTTCTAGCTGCCAGACATTGTTCCTGTTATCTTGTTGGCGTGAAACTTATCTTCCATTTGCGATATTTCTTTGATGCTACATTATAAACAATGAGTTGTCCCATAAATAATGAAAGTTCTATTCCATTCACTGCTTCAACTTCCATGGTGATGATTTGGATTTGGTGACCTTCAGGTTGGTGTGTTTGGCCATGCCGTGCATATGACTGAACTGGAATTACTTCTCAAAAGAAGGTATCGGAATTTGACCTGCACTTCTTGTGAGAGAGAATGAACTGTGGAAATGATACCATGTGTCCTAGATCTAACTTGCATCTCTTGTTTAATCAGGGACAAAGATTACTGGAGGCAGAGACTGCGCGAAGAGCGAACTGCGATGGTGAAGCAATCCAAAGAATACTGGGACTCGCAGGCGATACTATCAATGGGGATCTGAAGTCAACATTCTTACCAGTTCAACTGTTGTACCACTAATGTTTGTCAATAATCAGTAATCACCAAGATGGCCATCAAAGCTCAAGCATATGGATGGTTCTCTGGCTGATTACATCTGTTAACTGCTAGCAAGCATCAGCCAAGGAATTTAACTGCGCTAATATAACAGATATTGGCATAGCTGGGCCCCTGATTCATTCCATTCTGTTGTTCTCCAGCTGGTTGTTCAGATTTGGAAAAACCGACCAGATTTAACCAATTCCTTTGTTCCTCCCATTCTAGTTTGGAATGATGCAAGATGTCGCATTTACCGATGGTGTACGCTATTGTATTTACCTAGTTATTGATTCTTGGTGTGCTATTTACCTGTAAAAGTAATGGCAAATGTTTGAATGTGTTGCATTTAGATACGTAGAACTAACTCCAAATGAAGTACAGAACACACTAGCATTTAGCGAGTATAAAACAGCACTTTAACGTGGGATGGATTCGCTCATGTCATCCAAGTACAGGTGCAGATGGGTACCATGCTAGCTTCTTTACCTTACCGCTGTACTGATATTCACATGCTGTTTCATTATGCTTGTTTATAACTTTATATCCCTACCTCAACCTTTCGAGGGCACATCAGGAATTTCACAAAAGCTCCAACAAACAGAAAGGTTAGTTCAGTTCACTATATAATAACAACAGATGCGCACATACTTGACGACGAATTCAGATAGGTTGTTTGGGAGATTTCAGTTGAGAACACCAGCTACCATGCAAGCTGCCTACCTGTATCGATTTCCACCTGCCATTTCAGTTAGAGTTATGAATGTTTCTAAGGGGCAGTCGTTCAGACTAGGAACTTTTACACAAATTCAATTAACAGATCTGTCAGTCCATGCCAATTGCAACAAATATGTGCATGCAACCATAAACACAATTAGCATGTGCAGCAGGAACATTTTCCGCACGAGTACGGACACAAATGTAATCTAAAGTTCATCAGTACTCTCTCATCAATCTGGAAGCAAGCAAAGCAATCAACAACCACCATGGTGTATTTCAAGCGCACTATACAATCATTAAGCTTTTGCTGGTGACAAAGAAGCAAAAGCGTTTGTTTCGTGACTTGAACAATTGCAAGATCAACGCATATCCATCCTCATCACCCAAGACGGGGAAAAAAAATCACCCAACAAAAGAATCAAAACAATACCAGCTCCACCTGCCCTTCACTAAAAATGCAACCTGACGCCAAATTCCCAGCTGACAGCTATTTATTTACATTGAACAGCCGCTGATGCTTCTTTCAGCAGAATGGCAGATTTTACTTTGTTCTCGTGAGGGTTTTCTGGATCCGCGGGTACTTATCCAAGAGTAGGAGCAAACCAACATTGTTACTTGATAAGCCAAAAGTATACCTATCAACCAAGTAGGAAGGCAGTCAATATCATCATGCTTTACAGATAAAACAAGCATATATATTATGAACTGCATTCCCGTTGAAGTCTCTCCTACCTGCTTTGTGGTACCTTCTTTTTCTTGCCGAATAAAGTAACGACCCACTGCAAAAGATGACAAGAAAACTTAAGTTTGCGAATAGACTACTTAGTTATCCTTTTGAACAGTAAAATCAGAGTAAGCACAAGGAAATGTCGGAATGATAACACCTAAGACGTAGATTGTAGATGTGCAAAATAGCAATAAAATTAAGAACATGGAACAGTGCTACTTACAAGTAGCCAGTTTTTTTAGTACAATTTGGACTTTGCTGCACTGGATTTGGTAGAAATTCATGTGTCAATTCATTGGATGGCAGTCACTGGATTTGGTAGAgatttatgtgttaatttattggatgGCAGTCACTTAGTTACATGTGACATGCCTAAGAAAACATGGCCCTTAAAATACACCCTTTAGTTAAGTAGAAAGCAATCACAACAGGCCAACAGGGGTACCTACTGTCATGAGCCCCACAGCCATACTATATTTGGCAAGAACACTAAGGTACCCCCAGTACCCGACACATGCACACGCTAAATTTCTCTTGCATTTTGGCATCCCAAAACTTGAAGTGTTGAATATTTTTTCTAAAAGATGTTCAAGAGTGAAGAGAATGGGTCAATTTGTGAAGGCCGAAAATCTGAATGCTTTATTATTTGGATAATCCCTAGACAAAAATTATGTCGCGTCAATTTTCAATCACACAAGCTGGTCGGCAGGAGCTGCAGAAAGATATTCAAATTTGTTTCTTGCTTGACCCACTAATGGATGAACATCTACAGATGATCTACATTAAATATAGCACAAAACCACCCTAGCTTCAATTTCATGAGTTTTCTACAATTCAAGTTTAACAAATAATGGTTCCCTCCTATTTGAACTCTTAGTATCTCAAAACTTGGAAAACAGTTGCATGTAGCTAATCAGACTAAGCATACCTAATTCGTTACTAAAACAGAAACATTTCCATCTTTATGGTTGACTACCACAATCATTAAGGACTAGGAAAGACTTATTATAGAGCATAAAAAGATCAATTATATACTGCAACAGCTGCATTCTACAACAATCATTTTCGACAATATATGCTTCATAGATATTACATAGCTGAAACCCTACTTGGTCAAATGGACGAATCTACAAAAGATCAACAGACCCAATCAGCAGAAAACAACCAGAATTAAGATGTCAAACTATATCCTACATATAATCTACTTGATGAAGGCATGGTTTGTCCTATCAGCAGTAAAGCGCATCATAACTTAAGGAATGTGACCTCTAGCTGTTTATTATCTGACAATATCCAGTTGACAAACAAAGGTAACCATGGCTATGAGCGCCACAACCATCCATAGGAACTAGGAAGAGCGACAAGGAACAACACCCCatccacccacccacccacccacccccACTACACAACAAATTTCTCTTGTGCTAATACCTTACCTTGTAACAGATGTTCAAAAGTGAGCAGAAATTCTATGGGCTTATTTCACAAAAACATCTAGATGTCAATTATGTGCAGCAATTATTTCAACCAAGTAAACCAGTCAGGCAGATATTTCAAATGTATCTCTTGATTGATCTACTAAAGAATGAATGAGCGAAGATGTTCCGCATTTAATACTGCACAATACCGCCATAGCTTCAAGCATAAGTTTCCTACCGCTTAAATTTAAGAGATGAAAACCATATATAGGACATAATGGTCCACTCCTATTTTCGCTCCTATTAATAGAAACTAGGAAAACAGTTGCAAATTGATAAATCATGATGTACATAGTTAATTTGTTACTAAAAACAGAAATGTCACTATATTTAGGGCCAACTAGCTAAATCATTTAGATTTAAAAGTTTGTCAGACCATTAGACAGAACCAGATATGCTGCATTACTGCAACAGCAACATTAAACAAAGTCGGATGTGATTTCATACCCTCAAACCTCTTCTAGAAAATGCACATTGGTATTACATAGTAGCACCATACTGGATGAAATGAATGAATCTAAAAACGATCTGTTCACCAAATCAGCACAAAACCACCATAACTTAGATcttactccctccatttcacTATTTTTGTCCATAGCACACCATGCATACTAGCTACTAACCCAGAAAGTACGAGTTCcatgaaaaaaaaatcaatgtGAAATGACCATTCATACCGCTATTAAATAATATGATAGCCACCTCTTCTCTCAAAGCAATTAATTAGGTGTGCATTGTGAAACGTATTCTCCCGACGCCGTGGACAAACATAGTGAAACGGAGGGAATAGTAAGCTATATACTGTGTACAATCTAATTGATAAGGCAAGTTCCTCCAGCAAAAAGGCTGCTCCATTTGTATGCAATTCACCACCATTCTACCAGTATCCTATCAACAGAAACAGGTATCATACCTTAAATAATGCAACCATGGAGAATGTCTTGACGAGTGTCGCCTTCTTATCCTCCGTGAACCTCCTTTCTACGATCCCCGCCTTGCATTTTCCAGGCGAATGGTGAACACCTCGCCCCACACCAGCTCCTGATCCAGCTGGAGCTCCATCCTTGGCAAGCTGCTGTGCGATCTCACGGAGAAGCACAAGCTGCGCCTTCTCAGTGCGCATCGCCACAAGGGCCTGCCTCATTGATTCCCGGTCAGCCTCCAGCGCTTCCAGCCTCATATAAAGCTTCTTAATGTCTGGTTCCACCGCCTCATCCTGGTACTTATCCGGGACCCTGGCTATAGGCGCAGACACACCTTGATGTACCTTGTCAATCGTGTACACCCTATCGCTGCCGCTTGCACTGCCAACACCATCAGTCTCACTTGCTTCCTCTCCACCACCAAATCCAGCAGTTGGAGACTCCGGCAGCTCCTCATCCTCATTGTAGAGTTGGCTCCTTTCTTCCACAGCCTCCTCAGGTAACATCTCGTTGGCATAAAAGCCGACCTGCTCCAGCCCAGCCAACTCCGTCAAGGCATCATCTGTGTAAAGCTGGgtgccttcctcctcctccaggACCGGCTCAATCAGGTGAGTTTCCTGATCGTGCTCAAGGCGGCAGATCCGGCGCTCCAGATCAAGGGCAACGGCATCCTCTTCCTCCTGCCCGTCCTCGTAGTAGTACTCCCCGTCGTGGCAGCGGAGCTCCGGGTAATAGCCCCCATAGCCTTCCTCGCCCTCGAGTAGTAGCAGGTCCTCTTCCTCATCCTGGGCGTTCTCCGCGACGAGTTCCTCGCCCTCCGGGAGCGGGATGCCCAGGTGGAGGAACTGGAGCCTGTACTCGCGGAGCCTGACGCGCAGCCTCACCAGCCGGCGCGCGCGCTGGGCGAGGAGCGCGCGGAGCTGGTCGATCTCGGCGGCGTCGAGCGCCATCTTCTCGTCGGCGAAGCGGCGGAACTGGCGGAGCTCCATCTGGACCTCGGCCTTCTCGCGCTGCAGGCGGAGCATCATGGCCATGGTCTCGCTGGCGGCGCTGGCCGCGGCGAGGCGCTCCTCCTCGACCTCGGCCCGCAGCGCCGACGCCGTGGACTGcgcggccgccaccgcctcccgcagcgccgcgcactcctccgccgcgtccacccgcgccgccgcggactccacctcgccgccctccCCCTTCTCCGCGCCCAGCTTCCGCTTCACGGACCGCCGCCACGGCACGGCcggcgaggcggaggaggagcagcaCGGGCACCGCcccccggcggcggccggcgacggcgggTCGGGGTCCTGGTCGTGGTCGTCGTccatggcggcggccgggccggTGGCGACGGGGAGCGAGGGTTCGGGGGGGTCAATCAGAGCGCCGCGCGGCGGAGACGCAGAGCTTCGTTTGGATTTGGGGGAGGAAGTTGGGACGAATTGGTGCGGCGAGTTGGGTGGTGTGTTGCGCGGTTCGCCCACCTCTTTTCCCCTTCC from Panicum hallii strain FIL2 chromosome 9, PHallii_v3.1, whole genome shotgun sequence includes:
- the LOC112874829 gene encoding probable E3 ubiquitin-protein ligase BAH1-like 1 isoform X1, with the translated sequence MLRQRQRRRPPDRRQPERFPFPSVGALSEHRASKRVARPERLRPAAAVSSPPRAGDPVFPPCCRAPVAHADTMKFGATYEEYLRLEQDKYLGQCSRVEYKRLKKVLKKCRVGRSLQVDGANGDEKHQGSDEYSDVCECNSCTLCDEMFFTELNKEASEIAGCFRSRVQRLLHLHVPSGLQRYIWRFRQCFIDDQQIMVQEGRMLLNYVTMNAIAIRKILKKYDKIHGSVSGRDFRSKMQTEHTELLQSPWLIELGAFHLNCDDSDTDELGAGGFFKNGFFKNFSCDLTGAQPLLTMTISETLKYEYSLTCSICLDTLFNPYALSCGHLFCKACACGAASVYIFQGVKSAPLDAKCPVCRAVGVFGHAVHMTELELLLKRRDKDYWRQRLREERTAMVKQSKEYWDSQAILSMGI
- the LOC112874829 gene encoding probable E3 ubiquitin-protein ligase BAH1-like 1 isoform X2, which codes for MKFGATYEEYLRLEQDKYLGQCSRVEYKRLKKVLKKCRVGRSLQVDGANGDEKHQGSDEYSDVCECNSCTLCDEMFFTELNKEASEIAGCFRSRVQRLLHLHVPSGLQRYIWRFRQCFIDDQQIMVQEGRMLLNYVTMNAIAIRKILKKYDKIHGSVSGRDFRSKMQTEHTELLQSPWLIELGAFHLNCDDSDTDELGAGGFFKNGFFKNFSCDLTGAQPLLTMTISETLKYEYSLTCSICLDTLFNPYALSCGHLFCKACACGAASVYIFQGVKSAPLDAKCPVCRAVGVFGHAVHMTELELLLKRRDKDYWRQRLREERTAMVKQSKEYWDSQAILSMGI
- the LOC112874828 gene encoding myosin-binding protein 7-like translates to MDDDHDQDPDPPSPAAAGGRCPCCSSSASPAVPWRRSVKRKLGAEKGEGGEVESAAARVDAAEECAALREAVAAAQSTASALRAEVEEERLAAASAASETMAMMLRLQREKAEVQMELRQFRRFADEKMALDAAEIDQLRALLAQRARRLVRLRVRLREYRLQFLHLGIPLPEGEELVAENAQDEEEDLLLLEGEEGYGGYYPELRCHDGEYYYEDGQEEEDAVALDLERRICRLEHDQETHLIEPVLEEEEGTQLYTDDALTELAGLEQVGFYANEMLPEEAVEERSQLYNEDEELPESPTAGFGGGEEASETDGVGSASGSDRVYTIDKVHQGVSAPIARVPDKYQDEAVEPDIKKLYMRLEALEADRESMRQALVAMRTEKAQLVLLREIAQQLAKDGAPAGSGAGVGRGVHHSPGKCKAGIVERRFTEDKKATLVKTFSMVALFKWVVTLFGKKKKVPQSRYTFGLSSNNVGLLLLLDKYPRIQKTLTRTK